Proteins from one Lepidochelys kempii isolate rLepKem1 chromosome 6, rLepKem1.hap2, whole genome shotgun sequence genomic window:
- the ALDH3B1 gene encoding aldehyde dehydrogenase family 3 member B1 isoform X2 — translation MNPYVGLVSSLRAAWLTGKTRTAEHRVSQLEALGRFLDDKKQPILDAMASDMRKPRLEAELSEVMLVKNEVNYALNNLSSWMKDEFVVKNLVTQLDTAFIRKEPHGVVLIIGPWNYPLHLILVPLVGAIAAGNCVIIKPSEISSSAEKLVAEVLPSYLDKDCFAVVTGGPVETTQLLENKFDYIFFTGNPQVGKIVMAAAATHLTPLTLELGGKNPCYVADESDMQNVANRLVWGRCFNAGQTCVAPDYVLCSAETQEKLLPALRHAITQFFGPDPRESPDFARIISDKQFQRIRALLGSGRVAIGGQTDEKERYIAPTVLVDVQPSEPAMQEEIFGPVLPIVTVPNVDEAIAFINSRERPLVVYVFAADSKLVHRVLERTSSGGFGANDPIMQMTLLSLPFGGIGNSGLGSYHGKFSFDTFSHHRACLLRSMGLETMNSLRYPPYSERKMGLLSSASEIKRKGTCALL, via the exons ATGAACCCCTATGTGGGTTTGGTGAGCAGCCTGCGCGCTGCGTGGCTCACGGGGAAGACGCGCACCGCTGAGCACCGGGTCTCCCAGCTGGAGGCGCTGGGCCGCTTCCTGGATGACAAGAAGCAGCCTATCCTGGATGCCATGGCCTCGGACATGCGCAAG CCCCGCTTGGAAGCGGAGCTCTCTGAGGTCATGCTGGTCAAGAACGAGGTCAACTACGCGCTCAACAACCTGTCCAGCTGGATGAAGGACGAGTTTGTGGTGAAGAATCTG GTTACTCAGCTCGACACGGCCTTCATCCGGAAGGAGCCCCACGGCGTGGTGCTGATCATCGGGCCCTGGAACTACCCCTTGCACCTCATCCTGGTGCCCCTGGTTGGGGCCATCGCTGCTG ggAACTGTGTCATCATCAAACCCTCCGAAATCAGCAGCAGCGCTGAGAAGCTCGTGGCTGAGGTGCTGCCCAGTTACCTGGACAAG GACTGCTTTGCTGTGGTGACTGGGGGCCCCGTGGAGACCACCCAGCTGCTGGAGAACAAGTTTGACTACATCTTCTTCACTG GCAACCCCCAAGTGGGCAAGATCGTGATGGCAGCTGCGGCCACGCACCTGACGCCGTTGacgctggagctggggggcaagAACCCCTGCTACGTGGCTGACGAGAGCGACATGCAGAATGTGGCCAACCGGCTGGTCTGGGGGCGCTGCTTCAACGCGGGGCAGACCTGCGTCGCGCCCGACTACGTGCTGTGCAGTGCGGAGACGCAGGAGAAGCTGCTGCCCGCCCTGCGCCACGCCATCACCCAGTTCTTCGGCCCCGACCCCCGGGAGTCGCCCGACTTCGCCCGCATCATCAGTGACAAGCAGTTCCAGCGCATCCGGGCCCTGCTGGGCAGCGGGCGCGTGGCCATCGGGGGGCAGACGGACGAGAAGGAGCGCTACATCG cccccacggTGCTGGTGGACGTGCAGCCATCAGAGCCTGCCATGCAGGAGGAGATCTTCGGGCCTGTCCTGCCCATCGTCACTGTGCCCAACGTGGACGAAGCCATCGCCTTCATCAACAGCCGGGAGCGGCCGCTGGTCGTGTACGTCTTCGCCGCTGACAGCAAG CTGGTGCACCGGGTGCTGGAGCGGACGAGCAGCGGTGGTTTTGGTGCCAACGACCCCATAATGCAAATGACGCTGCTCTCACTGCCCTTTGGTGGGATTG GGAACAGTGGGCTGGGCTCGTACCACGGCAAGTTCAGCTTTGACACCTTCTCTCACCACCGCGCCTGCCTCCTGCGCAGCATGGGCCTGGAGACCATGAACTCCCTGCGCTACCCACCCTACAGCGAGCGCAAAATGGGGCTGCTATCTTCTGCCTCCGAGATCAAGCGCAAGGGTACCTGCGCCCTGCTGTGA
- the ALDH3B1 gene encoding aldehyde dehydrogenase family 3 member B1 isoform X1, whose amino-acid sequence MAGRGRGCANPNSRDSMNPYVGLVSSLRAAWLTGKTRTAEHRVSQLEALGRFLDDKKQPILDAMASDMRKPRLEAELSEVMLVKNEVNYALNNLSSWMKDEFVVKNLVTQLDTAFIRKEPHGVVLIIGPWNYPLHLILVPLVGAIAAGNCVIIKPSEISSSAEKLVAEVLPSYLDKDCFAVVTGGPVETTQLLENKFDYIFFTGNPQVGKIVMAAAATHLTPLTLELGGKNPCYVADESDMQNVANRLVWGRCFNAGQTCVAPDYVLCSAETQEKLLPALRHAITQFFGPDPRESPDFARIISDKQFQRIRALLGSGRVAIGGQTDEKERYIAPTVLVDVQPSEPAMQEEIFGPVLPIVTVPNVDEAIAFINSRERPLVVYVFAADSKLVHRVLERTSSGGFGANDPIMQMTLLSLPFGGIGNSGLGSYHGKFSFDTFSHHRACLLRSMGLETMNSLRYPPYSERKMGLLSSASEIKRKGTCALL is encoded by the exons ATggcgggaagggggcggggctgtgccaATCCCAACAGCCGCGATAG CATGAACCCCTATGTGGGTTTGGTGAGCAGCCTGCGCGCTGCGTGGCTCACGGGGAAGACGCGCACCGCTGAGCACCGGGTCTCCCAGCTGGAGGCGCTGGGCCGCTTCCTGGATGACAAGAAGCAGCCTATCCTGGATGCCATGGCCTCGGACATGCGCAAG CCCCGCTTGGAAGCGGAGCTCTCTGAGGTCATGCTGGTCAAGAACGAGGTCAACTACGCGCTCAACAACCTGTCCAGCTGGATGAAGGACGAGTTTGTGGTGAAGAATCTG GTTACTCAGCTCGACACGGCCTTCATCCGGAAGGAGCCCCACGGCGTGGTGCTGATCATCGGGCCCTGGAACTACCCCTTGCACCTCATCCTGGTGCCCCTGGTTGGGGCCATCGCTGCTG ggAACTGTGTCATCATCAAACCCTCCGAAATCAGCAGCAGCGCTGAGAAGCTCGTGGCTGAGGTGCTGCCCAGTTACCTGGACAAG GACTGCTTTGCTGTGGTGACTGGGGGCCCCGTGGAGACCACCCAGCTGCTGGAGAACAAGTTTGACTACATCTTCTTCACTG GCAACCCCCAAGTGGGCAAGATCGTGATGGCAGCTGCGGCCACGCACCTGACGCCGTTGacgctggagctggggggcaagAACCCCTGCTACGTGGCTGACGAGAGCGACATGCAGAATGTGGCCAACCGGCTGGTCTGGGGGCGCTGCTTCAACGCGGGGCAGACCTGCGTCGCGCCCGACTACGTGCTGTGCAGTGCGGAGACGCAGGAGAAGCTGCTGCCCGCCCTGCGCCACGCCATCACCCAGTTCTTCGGCCCCGACCCCCGGGAGTCGCCCGACTTCGCCCGCATCATCAGTGACAAGCAGTTCCAGCGCATCCGGGCCCTGCTGGGCAGCGGGCGCGTGGCCATCGGGGGGCAGACGGACGAGAAGGAGCGCTACATCG cccccacggTGCTGGTGGACGTGCAGCCATCAGAGCCTGCCATGCAGGAGGAGATCTTCGGGCCTGTCCTGCCCATCGTCACTGTGCCCAACGTGGACGAAGCCATCGCCTTCATCAACAGCCGGGAGCGGCCGCTGGTCGTGTACGTCTTCGCCGCTGACAGCAAG CTGGTGCACCGGGTGCTGGAGCGGACGAGCAGCGGTGGTTTTGGTGCCAACGACCCCATAATGCAAATGACGCTGCTCTCACTGCCCTTTGGTGGGATTG GGAACAGTGGGCTGGGCTCGTACCACGGCAAGTTCAGCTTTGACACCTTCTCTCACCACCGCGCCTGCCTCCTGCGCAGCATGGGCCTGGAGACCATGAACTCCCTGCGCTACCCACCCTACAGCGAGCGCAAAATGGGGCTGCTATCTTCTGCCTCCGAGATCAAGCGCAAGGGTACCTGCGCCCTGCTGTGA
- the ALDH3B1 gene encoding aldehyde dehydrogenase family 3 member B1 isoform X3: MAAAATHLTPLTLELGGKNPCYVADESDMQNVANRLVWGRCFNAGQTCVAPDYVLCSAETQEKLLPALRHAITQFFGPDPRESPDFARIISDKQFQRIRALLGSGRVAIGGQTDEKERYIAPTVLVDVQPSEPAMQEEIFGPVLPIVTVPNVDEAIAFINSRERPLVVYVFAADSKLVHRVLERTSSGGFGANDPIMQMTLLSLPFGGIGNSGLGSYHGKFSFDTFSHHRACLLRSMGLETMNSLRYPPYSERKMGLLSSASEIKRKGTCALL; encoded by the exons ATGGCAGCTGCGGCCACGCACCTGACGCCGTTGacgctggagctggggggcaagAACCCCTGCTACGTGGCTGACGAGAGCGACATGCAGAATGTGGCCAACCGGCTGGTCTGGGGGCGCTGCTTCAACGCGGGGCAGACCTGCGTCGCGCCCGACTACGTGCTGTGCAGTGCGGAGACGCAGGAGAAGCTGCTGCCCGCCCTGCGCCACGCCATCACCCAGTTCTTCGGCCCCGACCCCCGGGAGTCGCCCGACTTCGCCCGCATCATCAGTGACAAGCAGTTCCAGCGCATCCGGGCCCTGCTGGGCAGCGGGCGCGTGGCCATCGGGGGGCAGACGGACGAGAAGGAGCGCTACATCG cccccacggTGCTGGTGGACGTGCAGCCATCAGAGCCTGCCATGCAGGAGGAGATCTTCGGGCCTGTCCTGCCCATCGTCACTGTGCCCAACGTGGACGAAGCCATCGCCTTCATCAACAGCCGGGAGCGGCCGCTGGTCGTGTACGTCTTCGCCGCTGACAGCAAG CTGGTGCACCGGGTGCTGGAGCGGACGAGCAGCGGTGGTTTTGGTGCCAACGACCCCATAATGCAAATGACGCTGCTCTCACTGCCCTTTGGTGGGATTG GGAACAGTGGGCTGGGCTCGTACCACGGCAAGTTCAGCTTTGACACCTTCTCTCACCACCGCGCCTGCCTCCTGCGCAGCATGGGCCTGGAGACCATGAACTCCCTGCGCTACCCACCCTACAGCGAGCGCAAAATGGGGCTGCTATCTTCTGCCTCCGAGATCAAGCGCAAGGGTACCTGCGCCCTGCTGTGA